A stretch of Lachancea thermotolerans CBS 6340 chromosome D complete sequence DNA encodes these proteins:
- a CDS encoding putative methyltransferase (similar to uniprot|Q04371 Saccharomyces cerevisiae YMR027W High level expression reduced Ty3 Transposition), with amino-acid sequence MLSPPYFAPSSTCQHHGFLAVMSLPQTFKNNDKGTFGQFTATSRWPTIISNAIDDLQAELDTLEGGSQHFHDGQKIQQSLVELRKEVETDQAIRPFTAGEIKTADVPGSFNEHIASVAQTWHTGGWLFCEVYLYRRINVLFRSYASWREFDIFNRVKQSTFQSSMVGVVELAVRYQKLQSQLESADSEAIELLFKEFVEISLWGNATDLSLLTNATLEDIKSLQGEQARKASESKILINDTAKAWKQLQSSEHKRVDFVLDNSGFEVYADLMLALFLLDTGIVKECIFHAKDIPYMVSDCMIKDFELLLRDMESPDFFDLKQLQHDEQPGRESLAFLVKTLRDHIQSGCISFVQDSFWTTDLDYTHIDPSETKYHGAEIHKSLLDSALVIFKGDLNYRKLTGDRKWPRTTKWETAIGSLASNGLKTLSLRTCKADVVVGLPSGVDEKLCSEWESSNKKGEPGSWWSSSGKYAVICFCDGQN; translated from the coding sequence ATGTTGTCCCCGCCCTATTTTGCACCATCCAGTACTTGCCAACACCACGGCTTCCTCGCAGTAATGTCCCTGCCCCagactttcaaaaacaacgaCAAAGGCACCTTTGGCCAGTTCACCGCGACCAGTAGATGGCCCACCATCATTAGCAACGCTATCGACGACCTGCAAGCAGAACTGGATACTCTCGAAGGTGGCTCCCAGCACTTCCACGACGGTCAAAAGATCCAGCAGAGCCTCGTAGAGCTACGTAAAGAGGTGGAGACCGACCAGGCCATCCGCCCCTTCACCGCAGGCGAAATCAAGACTGCGGACGTTCCAGGATCCTTCAACGAGCACATCGCATCGGTCGCGCAAACGTGGCACACGGGCGGCTGGCTGTTCTGCGAAGTGTACCTCTACCGGCGCATCAACGTGCTTTTCCGCTCCTACGCCTCCTGGCGCGAGTTTGACATATTCAACCGTGTGAAGCAGTCCACCTTCCAAAGCTCTATGGTCGGCGTCGTCGAACTCGCCGTTCGCTACCAAAAGCTCCAGTCGCAATTGGAGTCTGCAGACTCAGAAGCCATTGAgctccttttcaaagagtttgtCGAAATCTCGCTGTGGGGGAACGCCACCGATCTGTCTCTACTGACCAACGCGACCTTGGAGGACATCAAGTCCCTACAAGGCGAGCAGGCAAGAAAGGCATCTGAATCCAAGATCCTGATCAACGACACCGCCAAGGCTtggaagcagctgcagtcTTCGGAGCACAAGCGCGTGGACTTTGTCCTGGACAACTCAGGCTTCGAGGTCTACGCCGACCTGATGCTGGCCCTCTTCCTTCTAGACACCGGCATTGTCAAAGAATGCATTTTTCACGCCAAGGACATCCCCTACATGGTCAGCGACTGCATGATCAAGGACTTCGAGTTGCTCCTGCGAGACATGGAGTCGCCTGACTTCTTTGAcctgaagcagctgcagcacgACGAACAGCCCGGCCGCGAATCTCTCGCTTTCCTGGTCAAGACTCTCAGAGACCACATCCAAAGCGGTTGCATTAGCTTCGTGCAGGACTCTTTCTGGACAACAGATCTGGACTATACCCACATCGACCCATCCGAGACCAAATACCATGGAGCTGAGATCCACAAGTCTCTGCTGGACAGCGCGCTCGTTATTTTTAAAGGTGACTTGAATTATAGAAAGCTCACTGGCGACAGAAAGTGGCCCAGGACTACAAAGTGGGAGACCGCTATTGGATCCCTGGCCTCCAACGGCCTCAAAACTTTGAGTTTGAGAACTTGCAAAGCGGATGTAGTCGTTGGACTTCCTTCCGGCGTCGACGAGAAACTGTGTTCCGAGTGGGAATCATCGAACAAGAAGGGAGAACCCGGGTCCTGGTGGAGTTCCAGCGGCAAATACGCCGTGATTTGTTTCTGCGATGGCCAAAACTGA